One part of the Candidatus Abyssobacteria bacterium SURF_5 genome encodes these proteins:
- a CDS encoding PAS domain S-box protein, with protein sequence MAHVDQTKEELIRELEAARARIAELEKEASEREERFQAFMDNSPAIAWAKDEEGRYIYLNQAVKNRFQTRFNWRGKTDAELWPAAVAEKFRRNDLAVLESGRTMEVVEETVNPGGRIRYWWNFKFPFQDSSGRRYIGGIGVEITERKKAEEALKATEKQLREQAARLQATLDAAPVVILSARDNECREIFGNRFARELAGVPEGTNMSRTGPSPGFNWPFRLFKDGLEMRAEDLPIQRVSASGRELRNYSYDWVFDNGDVRTMFGNIVPTFDSDGRPNGAVAALMNITERKRMEEVLQQSQEQIHQQLTELESIYHSAPVGLCVFDRELRYVRINQRLADMNGVPIIDHIGKTVREIVPDLAPLAEEIAEKILRTGEAVLDIEFSGTTEFQPGVQRYWIEHWLPLKGADGEVFGINVVVNEVTEQRHSEQALRRSERGLAEAQRVAHMGSWEWNLQTGEMHWSEEMYRVFGQDPMTYVPTPEGNLAIVHPDDRETVRELRNLITSGCTRISVDYRILLSDGSVRILHSEANVTDFDVSGKPVRLVGMIHDITERKQAEEALKKALSEAERQKRQLEAVMEALPVGVAIVDKHGGIIRSNSEYERIWGGNHGKSIPPVGAVKDYAAFQAWWADSDKLVRPEEWGAAQAVQKAETVFGQLLEIRRFDGSHGFVLNSAAPIRDAGGKILGAAVAIQDITELRRTQDALRESEEKYRRLAKSLKKTVKEQVEQLQQAENLAAIGRMVAIVAHEIRNPLLNIQLGVDTFCTTLSDSKENTEILAELEYGLHQLNGTVNELLEYARAVRLEPVMQPVGPMVSRVLKNLLYRFDSVVAEVTLENEKREIFADTSKITRALTNIVLNAAEAMPQGGALKVESRLSGPNRLCLSITDTGRGMNSEAMKRLFQPFYTTKTTGTGLGLAISRKIVEAHNGRLTIQSKMNKGTTVKIYLPLGLPKASRKGGDSGAVQ encoded by the coding sequence ATGGCTCATGTGGACCAGACAAAAGAGGAACTCATTCGAGAACTCGAAGCGGCCCGCGCCCGCATAGCGGAATTGGAAAAAGAAGCGTCCGAGCGAGAAGAGCGCTTCCAGGCCTTCATGGATAACAGCCCGGCAATCGCCTGGGCCAAGGATGAGGAAGGGCGATATATATATTTAAACCAGGCCGTTAAGAATCGATTTCAAACCCGTTTCAATTGGCGCGGGAAGACCGACGCCGAGTTGTGGCCGGCGGCAGTTGCGGAGAAATTCCGCAGGAATGATTTGGCGGTTTTGGAAAGCGGGCGAACGATGGAGGTGGTCGAAGAAACTGTTAATCCAGGCGGGCGCATCCGATATTGGTGGAATTTCAAATTCCCCTTTCAGGATTCTTCTGGGCGGCGATACATCGGCGGGATCGGCGTGGAGATCACCGAGCGCAAGAAGGCGGAGGAGGCTCTGAAGGCAACCGAAAAACAACTGCGCGAGCAAGCAGCGCGCCTGCAGGCTACTTTGGATGCCGCTCCCGTGGTCATTTTGAGCGCGCGGGATAATGAATGCCGCGAGATATTTGGAAACCGATTCGCGAGAGAGCTGGCGGGCGTTCCCGAAGGGACCAACATGTCAAGAACAGGCCCCTCGCCGGGATTCAACTGGCCCTTCCGCCTCTTCAAGGATGGGCTGGAAATGCGGGCGGAGGATTTGCCGATCCAGCGAGTGTCCGCGTCCGGAAGGGAATTGCGGAATTACAGCTACGATTGGGTCTTTGACAATGGGGACGTTCGAACGATGTTCGGCAACATCGTTCCAACATTCGACTCCGACGGCAGACCAAACGGAGCAGTTGCCGCCTTGATGAATATCACTGAACGCAAGCGGATGGAAGAGGTGTTGCAGCAGAGCCAGGAACAGATTCATCAGCAATTGACCGAACTCGAATCCATTTATCATTCCGCACCGGTTGGTTTATGTGTCTTCGATCGCGAACTTCGGTATGTTCGGATTAATCAGCGGCTGGCGGATATGAACGGGGTCCCGATCATTGATCATATCGGCAAGACAGTCCGGGAGATCGTGCCCGATCTGGCGCCGCTCGCCGAAGAAATCGCGGAAAAAATTTTGCGAACCGGGGAAGCTGTTCTCGATATTGAATTCAGCGGAACGACCGAATTCCAACCCGGCGTGCAGCGATATTGGATCGAGCATTGGCTTCCCCTTAAGGGCGCTGATGGCGAAGTGTTTGGGATCAATGTGGTCGTCAATGAAGTCACCGAACAAAGGCATTCCGAGCAGGCGCTGCGCAGAAGCGAACGCGGCCTGGCTGAAGCGCAGCGAGTCGCTCACATGGGGAGCTGGGAGTGGAATCTTCAGACGGGTGAAATGCATTGGTCCGAAGAAATGTATCGTGTCTTTGGGCAAGACCCAATGACTTATGTGCCCACACCGGAAGGGAATCTGGCTATTGTCCATCCCGATGATAGGGAAACTGTAAGGGAATTGAGAAATCTCATTACCTCCGGATGCACGCGCATCAGCGTCGACTATCGCATATTATTGTCAGATGGTTCGGTGAGGATATTGCATTCGGAAGCTAATGTTACCGATTTTGACGTATCCGGTAAGCCTGTCCGGCTGGTTGGCATGATTCACGATATTACTGAGCGCAAGCAGGCGGAGGAGGCCCTGAAGAAGGCGCTGAGCGAAGCAGAGCGCCAGAAGCGTCAACTCGAAGCGGTTATGGAGGCCTTGCCGGTGGGGGTAGCCATCGTGGACAAGCACGGCGGGATCATCCGCTCCAACAGCGAGTATGAGAGAATCTGGGGAGGAAATCACGGCAAATCGATTCCGCCGGTGGGTGCAGTAAAAGATTACGCTGCGTTTCAAGCGTGGTGGGCGGACAGCGACAAACTTGTGAGGCCGGAAGAATGGGGGGCGGCACAGGCCGTCCAAAAAGCGGAGACGGTTTTCGGACAGTTGCTCGAGATCAGGCGGTTCGACGGCTCGCACGGCTTTGTTCTTAACAGCGCAGCGCCCATCCGGGATGCAGGCGGAAAAATTCTCGGCGCTGCCGTCGCCATCCAGGACATAACAGAACTGAGGCGAACACAGGATGCGCTGCGCGAAAGCGAAGAAAAATATCGCCGACTTGCGAAGAGCCTTAAGAAGACGGTTAAAGAGCAGGTGGAGCAACTCCAACAGGCAGAAAATCTGGCTGCCATCGGACGAATGGTGGCGATTGTGGCACACGAGATCCGCAACCCGCTTCTGAATATTCAACTGGGAGTGGATACCTTTTGCACCACCCTGAGCGACAGTAAGGAGAACACGGAGATACTCGCCGAGCTCGAGTACGGGCTCCATCAATTGAACGGCACGGTCAACGAGCTGCTGGAATATGCGCGTGCAGTACGACTCGAGCCGGTAATGCAGCCGGTAGGCCCTATGGTCAGTCGTGTCCTGAAGAACCTGCTGTACAGATTTGATAGTGTCGTCGCTGAGGTAACGCTCGAGAACGAAAAGAGAGAGATCTTCGCTGATACCTCAAAGATAACGCGGGCTCTCACAAACATCGTTTTAAATGCCGCGGAAGCAATGCCCCAGGGCGGCGCACTCAAGGTGGAGTCCAGATTGTCCGGCCCAAACCGGCTTTGTTTGTCAATAACGGATACCGGGCGGGGAATGAATTCAGAAGCCATGAAGAGACTCTTTCAGCCGTTTTACACGACGAAAACAACCGGGACCGGGCTTGGGCTCGCCATCAGCCGGAAAATAGTGGAAGCACATAACGGAAGGTTGACTATACAGAGCAAGATGAATAAAGGTACTACGGTGAAGATTTATCTACCTCTTGGTCTTCCGAAAGCGTCAAGAAAGGGCGGGGACAGCGGGGCGGTCCAGTAA
- a CDS encoding cobyric acid synthase — MPLQARPLMIQGTGSDVGKSVIVAGLCRIILQDGHDVVPFKSQNMALNSYVTREGHEIGRAQAVQAQACRLHPHVDMNPVLIKPSSDCKAQVVVMGKPAFDLPAEAFPTYRTRVEHFVRQAYENLASTHEIVVLEGAGSPAEINLRDGDIVNMAMAEIADAPVILVGDIDKGGVFASFVGTLELLEPQERNRIKGFIINKFRGERKLLAPAVDFLERRTGRPVFGTIPYFTEIRIPEEDSLARKAALKKKGRNDAIDIAIVFLPHVSNFTDFDPFEAEPDVNLRYLHPGESLPQCDVLVLPGTKSTIDDLLYLRERGIDNQIISFVGNGGTLIGFCGGYQMLGKRLSDPDGVESEARETRGLGLLDVETVFLKEKHLYQVEAVHAQSGLSVRGYEIHMGETHLGLGARPALRLFSRNSRTGLSLDDGAVSADGRAWGTYVHGLFDDDVFRRSFIDSIRERKNLQPLGSVMTRYDVDLEYDKLAALLRQNLDIDAIYRVLNAQAQRSH, encoded by the coding sequence ATGCCGCTCCAAGCCAGGCCGCTCATGATACAGGGAACCGGCTCCGATGTTGGTAAGAGTGTGATAGTGGCCGGCTTATGCCGGATTATCCTGCAGGATGGTCATGATGTCGTCCCCTTTAAATCGCAAAACATGGCGCTCAATTCTTATGTGACGCGGGAAGGCCACGAGATCGGGCGCGCGCAGGCGGTGCAGGCGCAGGCCTGCCGGCTTCATCCCCACGTGGATATGAATCCGGTGCTGATCAAGCCCTCAAGCGACTGCAAGGCGCAGGTGGTCGTGATGGGGAAACCCGCGTTCGATCTGCCGGCAGAAGCATTTCCGACGTATCGCACGCGCGTCGAGCATTTTGTGCGGCAGGCGTATGAGAACCTTGCAAGCACACATGAAATTGTCGTCCTTGAGGGCGCCGGCAGCCCGGCGGAGATAAATCTGCGAGACGGCGACATCGTGAATATGGCAATGGCTGAGATCGCGGATGCGCCGGTTATCCTCGTTGGAGATATCGATAAGGGAGGCGTATTCGCCTCTTTTGTGGGAACGCTCGAACTGCTCGAGCCGCAGGAGAGGAACAGAATCAAGGGATTCATCATCAACAAATTCCGGGGCGAAAGAAAACTGCTTGCGCCGGCTGTCGACTTCCTCGAACGGCGCACAGGGAGACCCGTCTTTGGAACCATTCCCTATTTCACCGAAATTCGGATTCCCGAGGAAGACTCGCTCGCCAGGAAAGCGGCGCTCAAAAAGAAAGGCAGGAACGATGCGATCGATATCGCGATCGTTTTCCTGCCGCACGTCTCGAACTTTACCGATTTCGATCCGTTCGAGGCGGAACCCGACGTCAACCTCCGCTACCTGCACCCGGGAGAAAGCCTGCCCCAATGCGACGTCCTTGTCCTACCGGGCACCAAGAGTACCATCGACGACCTCCTTTACCTGCGCGAGCGCGGCATCGACAATCAGATCATCTCGTTCGTCGGTAACGGCGGTACGCTCATCGGCTTTTGCGGCGGATATCAGATGCTCGGGAAAAGACTGAGCGATCCCGACGGCGTCGAGTCGGAGGCGAGAGAAACGCGCGGTCTCGGCTTACTCGATGTCGAGACCGTTTTCCTGAAGGAAAAACACCTCTACCAGGTGGAGGCGGTCCATGCGCAATCAGGCCTGAGTGTCCGCGGCTATGAAATCCATATGGGCGAAACCCATCTCGGCTTGGGCGCCCGCCCCGCACTACGGCTCTTCTCCAGAAATTCCCGCACCGGCCTTTCACTCGATGACGGAGCGGTCTCTGCGGACGGCCGCGCCTGGGGAACATACGTTCATGGGCTGTTCGACGACGATGTTTTCCGCAGGAGCTTCATTGATTCGATCCGCGAGCGAAAAAACCTTCAACCGTTGGGATCGGTAATGACCCGCTATGATGTCGATCTCGAATACGATAAGCTGGCCGCGCTGCTGCGCCAAAACCTCGATATCGACGCGATCTACCGCGTTCTGAATGCTCAGGCGCAGCGCTCTCATTGA
- a CDS encoding PAS domain S-box protein — protein sequence MQTTVHERNWLNPEPSASLAEAVSAFNDSTQQLQRAYIALQVKFAALNRKLEETNRELNHKVGELSEVKEYLNSILQSVTNGVIAQRPDGTITAFNTAAEKITGLNSADVLGRRYEDVFESPFSMAAPANAAGGAADNRHVTREMKVKRRPAFPVRESTSRTRDSRGRLTGAVKVFEDLSELRDLEEQARRQDRLAALGQMSATVAHEIRNPLGGIEGFASLLARDFDADDPRLKLVTKIQEGARSLNRIVSELLLFTRPMKLNCQEFEVSTLISNVLGYLSEEIKRSRICVHKKPGPKKGKLHGDFEQLKQVLLNIMLNAIQAMPGGGALDIACRRRRLPPGALAALGSCRNGTWLDIGIKDTGPGIDEAKVPLIFNPFYTTKEKGTGLGLAIASKIIEAHNGQIVVTNPPEGGALFTISVPSAG from the coding sequence GTGCAAACCACGGTTCATGAACGAAATTGGCTGAACCCGGAGCCAAGCGCGAGTCTGGCGGAAGCGGTATCCGCATTTAACGACAGCACACAGCAATTGCAGCGCGCATATATCGCGCTTCAGGTCAAATTCGCGGCGCTCAACCGCAAGCTCGAGGAGACGAACCGCGAACTCAATCACAAAGTAGGCGAGTTGAGCGAAGTCAAGGAATATCTCAACAGCATTCTCCAGAGTGTCACGAATGGAGTGATCGCTCAAAGACCGGACGGTACCATTACCGCGTTCAACACAGCCGCCGAAAAGATTACCGGCCTGAACAGCGCCGACGTTCTTGGAAGAAGATATGAAGATGTTTTCGAGAGCCCGTTCAGCATGGCTGCTCCGGCAAACGCTGCCGGCGGCGCCGCGGACAATAGACATGTGACGCGTGAGATGAAGGTTAAAAGACGCCCGGCATTTCCCGTGCGGGAAAGCACTTCGCGCACGCGCGACAGCCGCGGGCGACTGACTGGCGCCGTGAAGGTGTTTGAAGATCTGAGTGAGTTGCGCGATTTGGAAGAGCAGGCCCGGCGGCAGGACCGGCTGGCGGCGCTCGGGCAAATGTCGGCGACCGTCGCTCATGAAATCCGCAATCCACTCGGCGGGATCGAGGGCTTTGCTTCGCTGCTGGCGCGCGATTTCGATGCGGACGACCCGCGTCTCAAACTGGTGACAAAGATTCAGGAGGGCGCACGCAGTCTCAATCGGATTGTGAGCGAGTTGCTGTTATTCACGCGGCCAATGAAACTGAACTGTCAGGAGTTTGAGGTCAGCACTTTGATATCAAACGTCCTTGGATATCTTTCGGAGGAAATCAAGAGATCCCGAATCTGCGTACACAAGAAGCCGGGGCCGAAGAAAGGCAAACTTCACGGTGATTTCGAGCAGTTGAAACAGGTACTGCTGAATATCATGTTGAATGCAATTCAGGCGATGCCGGGCGGCGGGGCTTTAGATATCGCTTGCCGCAGGCGGAGGCTTCCTCCGGGGGCTCTGGCGGCGTTGGGATCTTGCCGCAACGGGACGTGGCTGGACATCGGCATAAAGGACACGGGTCCGGGAATCGACGAGGCCAAGGTTCCCCTGATTTTCAATCCGTTCTATACGACAAAGGAAAAAGGAACGGGGCTTGGATTGGCCATCGCCTCGAAGATCATTGAAGCGCATAACGGGCAGATAGTTGTTACGAATCCGCCTGAAGGCGGAGCGTTATTTACGATATCAGTTCCATCGGCAGGTTAG
- a CDS encoding sigma-54-dependent Fis family transcriptional regulator, translating to MPRAQILVIDDEPLMRDFLEETLFRAGYELITAADGNAGLDEIKNNAFDLIVTDLKMPGIDGLELLSNVKRIQPDTSVVIMTAYASVETAVQALKAGAADYIMKPFTPDEIEHVVRKALYERKLENENRYLRSEIEQSFNFQEMVGSSQAMLAIYDQIKKISQSKASVLIRGESGTGKELIARAIHYASPRKDKPFIKINCAALAPTLLESELFGHEKGSFTHAINKKIGRFELADEGTLLLDEIGEMDPGLQSKLLRVLQEKEFERVGGTKPIKVDARIISTTNRDLETAIEQQRFREDLYFRLNVIPIKITPLRDRKEDIPALAQHFLKKHALENNDQMKKLDPEALALLMRHNWPGNVRELENCIERAVVLCPGESITPEYFAFPLQKTRPQSSDGVFLPESATIGEAERLMILHTLKRTNNNKTRTAEILDISVRTLRNKLKEYRENGLAEAVSSDEG from the coding sequence ATGCCGCGCGCACAGATTCTAGTAATCGACGATGAGCCGCTCATGCGCGACTTTCTCGAAGAAACTCTTTTTCGGGCGGGATATGAGCTAATCACTGCGGCCGACGGCAACGCCGGTCTGGACGAAATCAAAAATAACGCATTCGATCTCATCGTCACCGACCTCAAGATGCCGGGAATCGACGGGCTTGAACTGCTGAGCAACGTGAAGAGAATACAGCCGGACACCTCGGTTGTCATCATGACGGCCTATGCCTCGGTCGAGACGGCGGTACAGGCGCTCAAGGCCGGCGCCGCGGATTACATCATGAAGCCGTTCACTCCGGATGAGATCGAGCACGTGGTGAGGAAGGCTTTATACGAGCGCAAGCTGGAAAACGAAAACAGGTATCTTCGTTCGGAGATCGAGCAGAGCTTTAATTTTCAGGAAATGGTCGGATCAAGTCAGGCGATGCTTGCGATCTACGACCAAATAAAGAAGATTTCACAGAGCAAGGCATCCGTGCTGATCCGCGGCGAGAGCGGGACCGGCAAGGAATTGATCGCACGCGCGATCCATTACGCAAGTCCGCGCAAAGACAAGCCGTTCATCAAGATAAATTGTGCGGCGCTTGCGCCGACTTTGCTTGAAAGCGAACTGTTTGGCCATGAGAAGGGCTCGTTCACCCATGCCATCAACAAAAAGATCGGCCGATTTGAATTAGCCGATGAAGGGACGCTCCTGCTGGACGAAATAGGAGAGATGGATCCCGGCCTGCAGAGCAAGTTGCTGCGCGTGCTGCAGGAGAAGGAGTTCGAGCGGGTCGGCGGGACCAAACCGATCAAGGTGGATGCGAGAATCATCAGCACGACGAATCGGGATCTGGAAACCGCAATCGAACAGCAGCGGTTCCGCGAGGATCTGTACTTCAGGTTGAATGTCATTCCGATCAAGATAACGCCCTTGCGCGACCGCAAGGAAGACATACCGGCACTGGCCCAACATTTTTTGAAGAAGCATGCCCTGGAAAACAACGACCAAATGAAGAAGTTGGATCCCGAGGCTCTTGCCCTGCTGATGCGCCACAACTGGCCGGGCAACGTGAGAGAACTGGAGAATTGTATTGAGCGTGCCGTGGTTCTTTGTCCCGGAGAATCGATCACCCCGGAATACTTTGCATTCCCTCTACAGAAAACCCGGCCGCAGTCTTCGGACGGCGTCTTTTTACCAGAAAGCGCAACGATCGGAGAGGCTGAACGGCTGATGATATTGCATACGCTGAAGAGAACCAATAACAACAAGACGCGGACGGCGGAAATCCTGGATATCAGTGTGCGAACGTTGAGGAATAAGCTCAAGGAATACCGGGAAAACGGTTTGGCGGAGGCTGTTTCATCGGATGAAGGCTGA
- the flgB gene encoding flagellar basal body rod protein FlgB — MSTSEVTTILEHVLGVLEASQRVLANNVANANTPNFTPTRISFADSLRQAMQSSGSISLRVTSPGHIRQPSARPALVTAADDYAAGRTDESKFDVDREMVEVLKNSSSYDVFSSILRGRYQQVRDVLRMP; from the coding sequence GTGAGTACTAGCGAAGTTACAACCATACTCGAGCACGTGCTCGGAGTTTTGGAGGCATCGCAGCGCGTACTCGCGAATAACGTGGCCAATGCGAACACTCCGAATTTCACCCCGACTCGTATTTCATTCGCCGATAGCCTTCGACAAGCGATGCAAAGCAGCGGTTCGATTTCTCTGAGGGTAACGAGTCCCGGGCATATCAGGCAGCCTTCGGCGCGGCCCGCGCTGGTTACCGCAGCCGACGACTATGCGGCCGGGCGGACTGACGAGAGTAAGTTTGACGTGGATCGGGAGATGGTCGAAGTACTGAAGAACTCCAGCAGTTACGACGTTTTTTCCAGCATATTAAGGGGCCGGTATCAGCAAGTGCGCGACGTACTGCGGATGCCATAA
- the flgC gene encoding flagellar basal body rod protein FlgC: protein MPIFSALDISASGLYAERVRMDVIANNLANVNSTRTAEGGPFRRQLVILKSMGAGGAPYGSAGVRVAGVVDDPTPFPVVYDPGHPDADADGYLQMPNVSVVEEMVDMMTALRAYEANITAIDATKSMLGRTLDIIRE, encoded by the coding sequence ATGCCGATATTCTCAGCCTTGGATATAAGCGCGAGCGGGCTCTACGCTGAGCGGGTGCGAATGGATGTGATTGCGAACAACCTTGCCAATGTCAATTCCACTCGCACGGCTGAAGGGGGGCCGTTCCGGCGACAGCTTGTGATTCTGAAATCGATGGGGGCCGGCGGTGCGCCTTATGGTTCTGCCGGAGTCCGGGTGGCGGGAGTTGTTGACGATCCGACGCCTTTCCCCGTCGTATACGATCCCGGCCATCCCGATGCGGATGCAGATGGTTACCTGCAGATGCCGAATGTGAGCGTTGTGGAAGAGATGGTTGACATGATGACCGCTCTGAGAGCCTATGAGGCCAATATAACGGCTATTGACGCGACGAAGTCGATGCTGGGGCGCACGCTGGATATCATCAGGGAATAG
- the fliE gene encoding flagellar hook-basal body complex protein FliE: protein MADEILIGGINAPQPILPAIPKPSVQQPEEAGLSFKDYLANSISEIQQLQTAADETIGKLITGEITNVSEAMVAIEKANAAFLTLLQVRNKIISAYDQIQRMQV, encoded by the coding sequence ATGGCTGATGAAATCTTGATCGGCGGCATAAACGCTCCGCAACCCATTCTTCCGGCGATACCGAAGCCGAGCGTTCAACAGCCGGAGGAGGCTGGTCTCTCGTTCAAGGATTATCTGGCGAACTCGATCAGCGAGATCCAGCAATTGCAGACGGCGGCTGACGAGACGATCGGCAAATTGATCACCGGCGAGATCACCAACGTGAGCGAAGCGATGGTCGCCATAGAGAAGGCGAATGCCGCCTTTCTAACGTTGTTGCAGGTTCGCAACAAGATCATTTCGGCTTACGATCAGATTCAGCGGATGCAGGTGTAA
- the fliF gene encoding flagellar M-ring protein FliF → MDFLRQLYQQTSRLWNALNVQQRFFLVLCFGGVFAGLLYLIVFQTTPRYGTLFSNLQQSDAGEIAAKLKEGGIPFTPSDDGSSISVPAARVAETRLLLAQEGLPRGGGVGYEIFNQSRLGITSFEQKINLKRAIEGELARTINQLKEVRWSRVQIAMPEERLYTDQQQQPSASVFLELAIADSLDRRQIKSIQHLVASSVEGLNPGNVTILDQYANLLAMPTEPSMAPSEMSATQFEMRSRVEKYYHDKLKSMFDRILGPGNSVVSVSIELDFDQIERTEEKFDPDSVAVRSEQRQKEKTMLPAGAGGVAGISSNLPEVASLSAQRGPLREASFAITNYEISRTVDHIIKSQSSIKSISVAVVVDGTNNRISKPDGITTVEYVPRSDDELDKYRRMVLAAVGEPAVKNVEVINVPLSTAAVEKEREIAVAAQREQTRDLYFSIAKTAITIVALLLLFFLVRSLVKRIIPALPPVLHKDEIGGHVDLVSGGEIDLTTDVKELVENKPDEAASLLKVWLKEQ, encoded by the coding sequence ATGGATTTTCTTCGTCAGTTGTATCAGCAGACGAGCAGGCTATGGAACGCATTGAACGTTCAGCAGCGGTTTTTCCTGGTCCTCTGTTTCGGAGGTGTGTTCGCGGGGTTGCTTTACCTTATCGTCTTCCAGACGACTCCCCGGTATGGCACACTCTTCAGCAACCTCCAGCAGTCGGATGCCGGTGAGATAGCCGCAAAGTTGAAAGAGGGCGGTATTCCCTTCACACCATCCGACGATGGCTCCAGTATCAGTGTTCCGGCGGCGCGGGTTGCGGAGACGCGCCTGCTCCTCGCGCAGGAAGGCCTGCCTCGCGGCGGCGGAGTCGGCTACGAGATTTTCAACCAGTCGCGACTGGGGATCACCAGCTTCGAGCAGAAGATCAATCTGAAGCGTGCCATCGAAGGCGAACTCGCCCGGACGATCAATCAACTCAAAGAGGTTCGGTGGTCGCGCGTCCAGATTGCGATGCCGGAAGAACGGCTCTATACCGACCAGCAACAGCAGCCGAGCGCGTCGGTTTTTCTCGAATTGGCGATCGCGGATTCGCTGGACCGGCGTCAAATCAAGAGCATCCAGCACCTGGTGGCGAGCAGCGTTGAGGGGTTGAATCCGGGAAATGTGACGATTCTGGACCAATATGCGAATCTGCTTGCGATGCCAACCGAGCCCTCGATGGCTCCTTCCGAAATGAGCGCGACGCAATTCGAGATGCGCTCGCGGGTCGAGAAGTACTACCACGACAAGCTCAAGAGCATGTTCGACCGGATCCTCGGCCCGGGCAACTCGGTGGTGAGCGTTTCGATAGAGTTGGACTTCGATCAGATCGAAAGGACGGAAGAGAAGTTCGACCCGGACAGCGTGGCGGTTCGCAGCGAGCAGCGTCAGAAGGAGAAAACGATGCTGCCGGCGGGCGCTGGGGGAGTTGCGGGCATCAGCTCGAACCTGCCCGAGGTTGCCTCGCTGAGCGCGCAAAGGGGTCCCCTCAGAGAAGCCTCTTTTGCGATCACGAATTACGAAATCAGCAGGACCGTCGACCACATCATAAAATCGCAATCGAGCATCAAGAGCATCTCGGTTGCAGTTGTGGTCGATGGCACGAACAACAGAATCAGCAAGCCGGACGGCATCACGACGGTCGAGTATGTGCCGCGCAGCGACGATGAACTGGATAAGTATCGACGAATGGTGCTGGCGGCGGTGGGAGAGCCGGCGGTGAAAAACGTTGAAGTCATCAATGTGCCTTTGAGCACAGCCGCCGTTGAGAAAGAGCGCGAGATCGCCGTTGCCGCTCAAAGGGAACAGACTCGCGACCTGTATTTTTCAATTGCGAAAACGGCGATTACCATTGTCGCGCTTCTTCTCTTATTTTTCCTTGTTCGCTCGCTGGTCAAGCGAATCATTCCGGCGCTTCCGCCGGTGCTGCACAAAGATGAAATCGGCGGCCATGTGGACCTGGTGAGCGGCGGCGAGATAGATCTTACAACTGACGTGAAGGAACTCGTCGAGAACAAGCCCGACGAGGCGGCCTCTTTACTCAAAGTCTGGTTGAAGGAACAGTGA
- the fliG gene encoding flagellar motor switch protein FliG, protein MDPSELSGKQKAAILMVTLGSESSSKIMKQLDPELLEELTFEIASLGSIPPELKRKVVEEFVHMAQAKDFLSYGGVEYARETLNKAVGIEKAAEILTRLETAIKETPFEFVRKADPSQILSFIQDEHPQTIALVLAHLTPAVAAMVLAALPEELQTEVIYRVSNMEQTSPEIIRDVEMVLERKLASVIRPEMTKVGGVKNVAELLNRVDRATEKSILSNLTERDPELANEVRSLMFVFDDIVMVTDAGIQRTLKEIENKDLTLALKAANEDVKNKIFSNMSNRATEMVREDMEYMGPVRLRDVEAAQMRIVEVIRRLEDAGEIVILGREDEDKLVV, encoded by the coding sequence ATTGATCCTTCCGAACTCTCCGGCAAGCAAAAGGCGGCCATCCTGATGGTGACGCTTGGCAGTGAATCCTCATCGAAGATCATGAAGCAGCTCGATCCGGAACTGCTCGAGGAATTGACGTTCGAGATCGCCAGCCTGGGCAGCATTCCTCCCGAATTGAAGCGGAAGGTGGTTGAAGAATTCGTCCATATGGCCCAGGCAAAGGATTTTCTCTCATACGGCGGAGTGGAATATGCGCGCGAGACGTTAAACAAAGCCGTCGGGATCGAGAAAGCCGCAGAGATATTGACTCGCCTGGAAACCGCAATCAAGGAAACGCCGTTTGAGTTCGTGCGCAAGGCCGATCCAAGCCAGATCCTGAGTTTCATTCAGGACGAGCATCCGCAGACCATTGCGCTCGTATTGGCTCATCTGACGCCCGCCGTTGCTGCTATGGTGCTTGCGGCGCTGCCGGAAGAGTTACAGACCGAAGTCATTTATCGTGTTTCCAACATGGAGCAGACCTCGCCGGAAATCATTCGAGACGTTGAGATGGTTTTGGAGCGCAAACTTGCTTCGGTTATCAGGCCGGAGATGACGAAGGTCGGCGGAGTGAAAAATGTAGCGGAGCTATTGAACCGCGTCGATCGCGCGACCGAGAAAAGTATTCTCTCCAATCTCACCGAACGTGATCCCGAGCTGGCCAATGAGGTACGCAGCCTGATGTTCGTATTTGACGATATTGTCATGGTGACCGACGCGGGGATTCAGCGGACACTAAAGGAGATAGAAAACAAGGATCTGACGCTTGCGCTCAAGGCCGCTAATGAGGACGTAAAGAACAAGATATTCAGCAACATGTCGAATCGCGCGACCGAGATGGTTAGAGAGGACATGGAATATATGGGGCCGGTAAGACTTCGCGACGTCGAGGCGGCGCAGATGCGGATTGTCGAGGTAATTCGGCGCCTTGAGGATGCCGGCGAAATCGTCATTCTCGGGCGCGAAGACGAGGATAAGCTCGTTGTCTAA